A single Methylomonas sp. AM2-LC DNA region contains:
- a CDS encoding RibD family protein codes for MTINQQIENWLASRKTTFEFENRPFVTLSYAQSWDGSITTRTGETLALSGAESTRLTHQLRSLHDGILVGIGTVLTDDPQLTVREWTGANPQPIVLDSHLRMPPNARLCQHSDKNCWIFTSLNDDSDFGNQVEIITMEGDNEGRVNLQHALGLLWEKGIKMLMVEGGSQVITAFLKAQLADALVLTIAPTLIGGYKGVGNLGITSKQQLPKIRPLYSQMLEDDLIMWGDLQYQEPALS; via the coding sequence ATGACTATCAATCAGCAGATTGAAAACTGGCTGGCTTCGCGCAAAACCACTTTTGAGTTTGAAAACCGCCCGTTTGTGACACTTAGCTACGCACAGAGCTGGGATGGCAGTATTACTACGCGTACCGGCGAAACACTGGCGTTAAGTGGCGCAGAATCAACCCGCCTGACCCATCAACTACGCAGCTTGCATGATGGCATACTGGTGGGTATCGGGACTGTGCTAACCGACGATCCGCAACTCACCGTCCGCGAATGGACCGGCGCTAACCCGCAACCCATCGTACTGGACAGCCACCTACGCATGCCACCCAACGCCCGTCTTTGCCAACATTCTGATAAAAATTGCTGGATTTTTACCAGTTTAAACGATGATTCAGATTTTGGTAACCAGGTTGAAATCATCACTATGGAGGGTGATAACGAAGGTAGGGTTAACTTACAACACGCACTCGGCTTACTCTGGGAAAAAGGGATAAAAATGCTGATGGTAGAAGGCGGTAGCCAAGTGATTACTGCATTTCTGAAAGCACAATTAGCGGATGCGCTGGTACTAACCATTGCCCCCACTTTAATTGGCGGCTACAAAGGCGTTGGAAACTTGGGCATTACCAGCAAACAGCAGTTACCTAAAATTCGCCCGCTATATTCACAGATGCTTGAGGATGACCTGATTATGTGGGGAGATTTGCAATACCAAGAGCCAGCCTTATCGTGA
- a CDS encoding GNAT family N-acetyltransferase: MHITELQTARTILRPFTNNDAKQAFSWFGDPDVMKLTPYGPDVTLETTLSRITHYIDHQEQYGYAKWMIIDSTTMKPIGDSGPMYFPECQSFELGYRLLPSFWNQGIATEVATAWIRYCFQVLGLKNLMAFTHTKNLASIHVLEKTGFQFSHQERLLGMDSMIFNIASRRNRD; the protein is encoded by the coding sequence ATGCACATAACAGAATTGCAAACAGCTCGAACGATCCTCAGGCCATTTACCAACAATGATGCTAAACAAGCATTTTCGTGGTTTGGCGATCCAGATGTAATGAAGTTGACTCCTTATGGTCCAGATGTCACACTGGAAACCACCCTTTCAAGGATCACTCATTATATTGATCACCAAGAGCAATATGGGTATGCAAAATGGATGATTATTGATAGTACTACCATGAAACCCATTGGTGACTCAGGCCCCATGTATTTTCCAGAATGTCAGAGTTTCGAGTTAGGCTATAGATTGTTGCCTAGCTTCTGGAACCAAGGTATAGCAACCGAAGTTGCAACTGCCTGGATTCGGTATTGCTTTCAAGTATTAGGCTTGAAAAATTTAATGGCTTTTACGCATACAAAAAATTTGGCTTCAATACATGTTCTAGAAAAAACAGGATTTCAATTCAGCCATCAAGAGCGCCTTTTGGGGATGGACAGCATGATTTTTAATATCGCCAGTCGGCGTAACCGTGATTAG
- a CDS encoding molybdopterin cofactor-binding domain-containing protein, giving the protein MIRSQLENPGRRSFLRTSALAGGGLVLGFYLDEANSASKHVAKPSAISEASSFKPNAFIRIATNGIVTLISKQPEIGQGIKTSLPMIIAEELEVNWRDVVIVQGDLDPIYGSQSAGGSRSTPTNYEEFHRLGATARTMLISAAAELWQLPAAELLAKDSAVHHPASGRQLDYGQLVAHAITLPVPSADTVKLKDTKDYKLLGSRIGGIDNPSVVTGKPLFGIDVKQPNMLYAVYVKSPVFGGKVVSANLDKIKSLPGVRHAFIIEGGSSLKGLLPGIAIVADSTWEAFSARKQLEVVWDEGKVVEQSWAGFTAKAQELSSQPGTETLRNDGDFNKAFADADKTVVAAYSYPFISHASIEPQNCTAFYKDGALEIWAPTQNPEAGQKIVTETLDIPKDKITLHITRSGGGFGRRLIPDYIVEAAAIAKQLSVPVKLTWTREDDLQHDQFRAGGFHFLQAGLNDKGKLIAWHNHFVTFAHSVIKEGKPTLELGSGANLSGDEFPGRWVENCLLEQTPLECNIPMGPWRAPRSNVLAWVFHSFIDELAHAAGRDPLEFRLEILGDKDFIPGTGQQGIPYDVNRMKHVLQHVADKAEWGKKSLPRGQGQGIAFHFSHLGYIAQVAEVTVSKEGKLKVDRVVVATDIGAQIVNLSGAENQVQGSVIDGLGALMFQDLNIEKGRIVQSNFHDYPMIRIAEAPTQVDVHFLKTNYPVTGLGEPALPPLAPAVCNAIFAATGIRVRQLPLLKTDLSWS; this is encoded by the coding sequence ATGATTAGGTCCCAACTTGAAAATCCCGGCCGCCGTAGTTTTTTGCGTACTTCTGCGCTAGCTGGTGGTGGTTTGGTGCTCGGTTTTTATCTTGATGAAGCGAATAGCGCTAGCAAACATGTGGCTAAACCCTCTGCTATTTCCGAAGCGTCAAGCTTTAAACCCAATGCTTTTATTCGCATTGCTACCAATGGTATCGTCACCCTGATTAGCAAGCAACCGGAAATTGGTCAAGGTATAAAAACCTCGCTGCCTATGATTATTGCGGAAGAACTGGAAGTTAATTGGCGGGATGTGGTGATCGTGCAAGGCGATCTTGATCCTATTTACGGTAGCCAAAGTGCCGGTGGTTCTCGTTCTACGCCGACCAACTACGAAGAATTTCATCGCTTGGGTGCCACTGCACGCACCATGCTTATCAGTGCAGCCGCAGAGCTTTGGCAGTTACCGGCAGCTGAACTGCTAGCAAAAGACAGCGCGGTGCATCATCCAGCCAGTGGCCGTCAGCTAGACTATGGGCAATTGGTAGCACACGCTATTACGCTACCGGTTCCCTCTGCCGATACGGTCAAGTTAAAAGATACAAAAGATTATAAGTTGCTAGGTTCGCGTATTGGCGGTATCGACAACCCCAGTGTAGTGACAGGTAAGCCGCTGTTTGGTATTGATGTAAAACAGCCTAATATGCTCTATGCTGTTTATGTAAAATCGCCGGTGTTTGGCGGCAAAGTTGTTAGTGCCAATCTGGATAAAATCAAATCCTTACCCGGTGTGCGTCATGCTTTTATAATCGAAGGCGGTAGTAGCCTGAAGGGATTATTGCCGGGTATTGCCATTGTAGCCGACTCAACCTGGGAAGCCTTTAGCGCACGTAAACAGTTGGAAGTAGTGTGGGATGAGGGTAAAGTGGTTGAACAAAGCTGGGCTGGGTTTACGGCCAAGGCCCAAGAGTTATCTTCACAACCGGGTACAGAGACACTGCGCAACGATGGTGATTTTAATAAAGCGTTTGCTGATGCAGATAAAACAGTGGTTGCAGCTTATAGCTATCCTTTTATTTCTCACGCCAGTATTGAACCACAAAATTGTACTGCCTTTTATAAGGATGGGGCTTTGGAAATTTGGGCACCCACACAAAATCCAGAAGCAGGGCAGAAAATTGTCACAGAAACGCTAGATATTCCTAAAGACAAAATTACCTTACACATCACCCGCAGCGGCGGTGGTTTTGGGCGACGCTTAATTCCCGATTATATAGTTGAGGCGGCCGCTATTGCCAAACAATTGTCCGTGCCTGTCAAGTTAACTTGGACCCGTGAAGACGATTTGCAGCATGACCAGTTTCGCGCGGGTGGTTTCCACTTTTTGCAGGCCGGACTGAACGATAAAGGCAAGCTAATTGCTTGGCACAACCATTTTGTGACGTTTGCCCACTCGGTTATCAAAGAGGGTAAACCCACGTTGGAGTTGGGGAGTGGTGCCAATTTGTCGGGTGATGAATTTCCCGGACGCTGGGTAGAAAACTGCCTGCTGGAACAAACGCCACTGGAATGTAATATACCCATGGGGCCTTGGCGAGCGCCGCGCAGTAATGTACTGGCCTGGGTGTTTCATAGTTTTATTGACGAACTGGCACATGCCGCTGGTCGCGATCCTCTGGAGTTTCGTCTGGAAATTCTGGGTGACAAAGATTTTATCCCAGGCACTGGTCAACAAGGCATCCCTTACGACGTTAATCGCATGAAGCATGTGTTGCAACATGTGGCGGATAAAGCCGAGTGGGGCAAAAAATCCTTACCGCGAGGGCAAGGGCAGGGTATTGCTTTCCATTTCAGTCATTTAGGCTATATTGCGCAAGTCGCGGAAGTGACAGTTTCCAAAGAGGGTAAACTAAAGGTGGATCGGGTAGTGGTTGCCACCGATATTGGCGCACAAATTGTGAATCTAAGCGGAGCGGAAAATCAAGTGCAGGGCTCTGTGATTGATGGTTTGGGCGCATTGATGTTTCAAGACTTAAATATCGAAAAAGGCCGTATTGTGCAGAGCAATTTTCACGACTATCCCATGATACGTATTGCCGAAGCGCCTACCCAGGTGGATGTGCATTTTCTTAAAACCAATTACCCGGTGACGGGTTTGGGCGAACCCGCATTGCCACCGTTGGCGCCGGCAGTGTGTAATGCAATCTTTGCCGCTACCGGCATTCGTGTAAGGCAACTGCCATTACTTAAAACAGATTTGAGCTGGAGTTAA
- a CDS encoding XdhC family protein — protein sequence MANKINHLLPAYRQLQQHAHPVVLATIIETFGSTYQKAGARMLISHKGELTGLLGGGCFERDLVEQALSVFASGVAKTVFYDMRSPEDVIWGLGLGCNGAVKVLLQLLSAENDFSPLNSIAEVAESKLAGVLVTIFDSQYADFCVGHNLFLPATTTNNQQMLSSAPFPFMTAALQSLLQQKPRIESHTINGHQFSAFYDPLQPPLHLLIFGAGADAIPVVNCAKALGWQVSVVDYRPAHIKPERFPLADQLLYAVPEKVSDTLELDSFNAAVLMTHNIEYDQRYLQALVHSHIPFIGLLGPAPRKDRLLQSLGNDSSLISNRVFGPVGLDIGAETPEEIALSIVAGIRAELSNRSGRPLSSKSTVDLHVCIPR from the coding sequence ATGGCCAATAAAATCAACCACCTGCTGCCTGCATATCGGCAATTGCAACAGCATGCACACCCGGTAGTACTCGCTACCATTATAGAAACCTTTGGTTCCACCTATCAAAAAGCGGGTGCACGCATGTTGATTAGCCATAAAGGCGAGTTGACCGGTTTGCTGGGTGGTGGTTGTTTCGAACGCGATTTGGTGGAGCAAGCGCTCTCGGTATTTGCCAGTGGCGTTGCTAAAACGGTTTTTTATGATATGCGCTCGCCGGAAGACGTCATTTGGGGCTTAGGTTTGGGTTGCAATGGTGCGGTTAAAGTTTTGCTGCAATTACTCAGCGCAGAAAATGATTTTAGCCCCTTGAATAGTATTGCCGAAGTGGCTGAGTCCAAACTTGCCGGGGTACTGGTTACCATTTTTGATTCACAGTATGCTGATTTTTGTGTTGGACACAACCTGTTTTTGCCTGCCACAACGACTAATAATCAGCAAATGTTGTCCTCAGCGCCCTTTCCTTTTATGACGGCAGCGCTGCAAAGCCTGTTGCAACAAAAACCGCGCATTGAGTCTCATACTATTAATGGTCATCAATTCAGCGCCTTTTATGATCCTTTGCAACCACCCTTGCATTTATTGATTTTTGGAGCGGGAGCGGATGCCATACCAGTGGTTAACTGTGCCAAGGCACTTGGTTGGCAAGTTAGCGTGGTTGATTATCGACCAGCCCATATTAAACCTGAACGCTTTCCGTTGGCTGATCAGTTACTGTATGCTGTACCAGAGAAAGTTAGTGATACGCTGGAACTGGACAGTTTTAACGCCGCTGTATTGATGACGCATAATATAGAATACGATCAGCGGTACCTGCAAGCGCTGGTGCATAGTCATATTCCGTTTATCGGTTTATTGGGGCCTGCGCCGCGTAAAGACAGGTTATTGCAAAGCTTGGGTAATGACAGCTCTTTAATCAGTAATAGGGTGTTTGGGCCTGTGGGCCTGGATATAGGGGCGGAAACGCCAGAAGAAATCGCTCTATCTATTGTGGCGGGTATACGCGCCGAACTAAGCAATCGTTCCGGGCGGCCCTTGTCTTCCAAGTCCACAGTTGATTTACATGTCTGCATCCCTAGATAA
- a CDS encoding glycosyltransferase family 4 protein has protein sequence MRIGLLIYGDLNTVSGGYLYNRKLVSYLREQGEQVQIISLPQRRYWQQLGDNFSQFCLAQISAADIDILIQDAMVHPSVFMLNQRLSKQLKIPLIALIHLLTSFDHHPWFSVWFYRSIERHYLKSVAGIIVNSQTTKAQAIELTNNHPPPLCLAVPAGDNFPCAQIEFDAINQRVLTPGPLHILLVGNVIQRKGLHVLLQALRQLPTENFQLTVAGRLDMEPDYVKRIETLIHDSQLQKQVLLKGPVQGQALANLYLQHHIMVLPSAYESYGIVYVEAQQFGLPVIGTRAGAAKEIIKHGDNGYLIAVEDWQALADHLQTLQNKRSLLLELSQNSLAAYSRHPTWKNSCKTIREYLYARLDGD, from the coding sequence ATGCGCATCGGTTTGTTGATTTATGGTGATTTGAACACAGTGAGCGGTGGCTATCTGTACAACCGGAAACTGGTATCTTATCTACGCGAACAGGGAGAACAGGTGCAGATTATCAGTCTGCCGCAGCGCAGATACTGGCAGCAACTAGGCGATAATTTCAGCCAGTTTTGCCTTGCGCAAATCAGCGCAGCCGATATTGACATATTGATACAGGATGCCATGGTGCATCCTTCAGTATTTATGCTGAATCAACGCTTAAGCAAACAGCTCAAGATACCTCTTATTGCACTGATACACTTACTGACAAGTTTCGATCACCACCCGTGGTTTAGCGTCTGGTTTTATCGATCCATCGAACGCCATTATCTTAAATCCGTAGCGGGAATAATAGTTAACAGCCAAACCACTAAAGCACAAGCAATTGAGTTAACCAACAACCACCCCCCGCCCCTGTGTTTGGCAGTACCAGCAGGCGATAATTTTCCCTGCGCGCAGATAGAGTTTGATGCTATCAACCAACGCGTACTAACACCCGGCCCTTTGCACATTCTGCTGGTAGGTAATGTCATTCAGCGTAAGGGTTTACATGTATTATTGCAAGCACTACGGCAACTGCCAACCGAGAACTTTCAGCTGACAGTAGCCGGACGACTGGACATGGAGCCTGACTATGTAAAGCGGATAGAAACGCTTATTCACGATTCACAGTTGCAAAAACAAGTGCTGCTAAAAGGGCCGGTACAAGGCCAAGCCCTGGCCAATCTATACCTGCAGCATCATATAATGGTATTACCCTCTGCCTATGAAAGCTATGGCATCGTCTATGTAGAAGCCCAGCAGTTTGGTCTGCCAGTAATCGGCACCCGCGCAGGTGCTGCTAAAGAAATTATCAAACACGGCGATAATGGTTATTTAATAGCGGTTGAAGACTGGCAAGCCTTAGCCGATCACCTGCAAACATTACAAAATAAGCGTTCACTTTTACTAGAATTAAGCCAGAATTCCTTAGCCGCTTATAGCCGCCATCCAACTTGGAAAAACAGTTGCAAAACCATACGCGAATATTTATATGCGCGATTGGACGGTGATTAA
- a CDS encoding zinc-binding alcohol dehydrogenase, which translates to MKAQQLWFTNPYQIEIREQSLPTLQAEQILIKNDCSAISAGTEMLVYRGQLPADLTLDATLSALQNAPTYPLQYGYASVGRVAQTGTAVASHWQDKRVFAFQPHASHFITTPEQVIALPDDMTPEAAVFLANMETAVNLLLDGNPALGERVLILGQGVVGLLVSSLLAQFPLAALYGMDGLVERRSRALRMGVQQVYDPGSATQIAVLKQALQLPSPQLATPGTGVDLIYELSGVPDALNLAIDLCGYSGRIVIGSWYGNKAGTLHLGGVAHRNRIKLISSQVSSIAPELTGRWDKARRFHTSWDMLRRVQPQSLISHRLPLTQANSIYQQLDQTPEKVLQAIFIY; encoded by the coding sequence GTGAAAGCACAACAGCTCTGGTTTACCAATCCCTATCAAATCGAAATCCGTGAGCAGTCATTACCTACCTTGCAAGCTGAGCAGATACTCATCAAAAACGATTGCTCTGCTATTAGTGCTGGCACAGAAATGCTGGTGTATCGTGGACAATTGCCAGCCGATCTTACCCTGGATGCCACACTAAGCGCTTTACAAAACGCGCCCACTTATCCTTTGCAATATGGCTATGCCAGTGTTGGCAGAGTGGCACAGACTGGCACAGCTGTCGCAAGCCATTGGCAAGACAAACGGGTGTTTGCCTTTCAGCCACATGCCAGCCATTTTATCACTACCCCGGAACAAGTCATCGCCTTACCGGATGACATGACCCCCGAAGCAGCGGTGTTTTTGGCCAATATGGAAACAGCGGTCAATCTGCTGCTGGATGGCAATCCTGCACTAGGCGAACGCGTACTGATCTTAGGACAAGGGGTCGTTGGTCTGTTGGTTTCTAGCTTACTGGCACAGTTTCCATTAGCGGCACTGTATGGTATGGATGGCTTGGTTGAACGGCGGAGTCGTGCTTTGCGCATGGGTGTGCAACAAGTTTACGACCCTGGCTCTGCTACACAAATTGCCGTGTTAAAACAGGCGCTACAATTACCCTCACCACAACTGGCAACACCTGGCACAGGCGTTGATTTAATCTACGAACTGAGCGGTGTACCAGATGCCTTGAATCTGGCTATTGATTTATGCGGCTATAGCGGACGTATCGTTATCGGTAGCTGGTATGGCAACAAAGCCGGCACTCTACACTTGGGTGGTGTTGCACACCGTAATCGCATAAAACTCATTAGCAGTCAGGTCAGTAGCATTGCCCCGGAACTCACTGGCCGCTGGGATAAAGCACGCCGTTTTCACACCAGTTGGGACATGCTGCGCCGGGTGCAACCACAATCATTGATTAGTCATCGACTGCCGCTTACGCAAGCGAACAGCATCTATCAACAACTAGACCAAACCCCCGAAAAAGTCTTGCAAGCTATTTTTATTTATTAA
- the ribA gene encoding GTP cyclohydrolase II, translating into MSKSSVHRMASARIPTAYGDFQLCYYTNTEDKKEHLAFYTGNINEVDEVLVRIHSECFTGDVLGSRRCDCGEQLDNSLKMIAKRGAGILVYLRQEGRGIGLLQKMRAYNLQDQGYDTVDANLLLGHGADERNYALAARILEELQVKSVLLMTNNPLKISALKAEGIQVNARIPLEAQVNADNETYLLTKAMRMDHQLQITSFSYAKNHRAAYDYQSAD; encoded by the coding sequence ATGTCCAAATCTTCAGTTCATCGCATGGCCAGTGCGCGCATCCCTACCGCCTATGGCGACTTTCAACTTTGTTATTACACCAATACTGAGGATAAAAAAGAACATTTGGCCTTTTATACTGGAAACATAAACGAAGTAGATGAGGTGCTGGTCCGCATACATTCCGAATGCTTTACGGGTGATGTATTGGGTTCCAGACGTTGCGATTGTGGAGAACAACTGGATAACTCGCTAAAAATGATAGCCAAACGCGGCGCAGGAATACTGGTCTACCTCCGCCAGGAAGGTCGCGGTATTGGTTTGTTGCAAAAAATGCGTGCATACAACTTACAGGACCAAGGATATGATACGGTGGATGCCAACTTGCTACTGGGGCATGGTGCCGACGAAAGAAATTATGCGCTGGCCGCACGTATTCTGGAAGAATTACAAGTAAAATCCGTATTACTGATGACTAACAATCCACTAAAAATTAGCGCACTCAAAGCGGAAGGCATCCAAGTTAATGCGCGCATTCCCTTAGAGGCCCAAGTCAACGCCGACAACGAAACTTACCTGTTAACTAAAGCCATGCGCATGGATCACCAGCTACAGATTACTTCTTTTTCTTACGCCAAAAACCATAGAGCAGCTTATGACTATCAATCAGCAGATTGA
- a CDS encoding M15 family metallopeptidase, which produces MISRRSNYAGTYSCSKNGMIKMPTPLDDFQAQVRSILHELGIAEDMPAARGLVLWSPPSELVVAEIAANGKEFLLTPEASSAWHKLRTAAADDCIELQMISAYRSLEHQAAIIRHKLERGQSLDNILKVLAPPGYSEHHSGTAIDIGAPGCLPVDERFDTIPSYGWLSEYANSFGFFLSFPKDNPFGYIYEPWHWRFRA; this is translated from the coding sequence GTGATTAGCAGACGAAGTAATTATGCTGGCACCTATAGCTGCTCGAAAAACGGCATGATCAAAATGCCAACTCCGCTTGACGACTTTCAGGCGCAGGTACGCTCAATTCTTCATGAACTAGGCATAGCAGAAGACATGCCGGCAGCCCGTGGTTTGGTGTTGTGGTCGCCGCCGTCCGAACTTGTTGTCGCCGAGATTGCGGCTAACGGTAAAGAATTTCTGTTAACGCCTGAAGCTTCCTCTGCTTGGCATAAGCTTCGAACTGCTGCCGCAGACGATTGCATAGAACTACAAATGATATCGGCCTACCGAAGCCTGGAACATCAGGCAGCCATCATCCGCCACAAGCTTGAGCGAGGCCAAAGTTTAGACAATATTCTTAAGGTATTGGCTCCTCCCGGTTACAGTGAGCACCATAGCGGTACCGCCATTGATATCGGCGCTCCCGGCTGTCTGCCTGTGGATGAACGGTTCGATACCATCCCGTCCTATGGCTGGTTGTCCGAATACGCCAACAGCTTTGGATTTTTTCTGTCGTTTCCAAAAGACAATCCCTTCGGCTATATTTACGAACCTTGGCATTGGCGATTTAGGGCTTAG
- a CDS encoding 6-carboxytetrahydropterin synthase: protein MYSVAVTREFIARHFLFGGDWGSENQPHAHQYVAEVRIKGEQLDQHGYLVDIVAIEAALDLIVSEFRDQLLNDKAEFAGLNPSIEHFSRIISEKLIATINPPGTGSLRVKLWENASCWAAYKQPF, encoded by the coding sequence GTGTATAGTGTAGCCGTAACCCGTGAATTCATTGCCCGTCATTTCTTATTTGGAGGCGACTGGGGGAGCGAAAATCAGCCCCATGCCCATCAGTATGTTGCAGAAGTTAGAATTAAGGGCGAACAGCTCGACCAACACGGCTATCTGGTCGATATTGTTGCCATTGAAGCGGCTCTAGACCTGATAGTGTCAGAGTTCCGCGATCAATTGCTTAATGATAAAGCAGAATTCGCCGGACTTAACCCTAGTATCGAGCACTTTAGTCGCATTATCAGCGAAAAACTCATCGCAACCATCAACCCACCCGGTACTGGTTCACTACGGGTAAAACTGTGGGAGAATGCCAGTTGCTGGGCTGCTTATAAACAGCCTTTCTAA
- a CDS encoding (2Fe-2S)-binding protein produces the protein MSKYTVRVNGVHKTVEVAAETPLLWVLRDHLQLVGTKFGCGIGQCGACTVHIDGQPTRSCQTPISKVGQSKITTIEGLHPHGEHPLQRAWQELDVPQCGYCQAGQLMTAAALLKKTPQPTDADIDSALAGNLCRCGTYLRIRAGIHLAAKLTSQESI, from the coding sequence ATGAGCAAATACACAGTCAGGGTAAACGGAGTGCACAAAACTGTAGAGGTGGCGGCAGAAACACCTTTGTTATGGGTATTGCGAGACCATCTGCAACTGGTCGGCACTAAATTCGGTTGCGGAATCGGTCAGTGCGGCGCATGTACAGTGCATATTGACGGCCAGCCGACCCGCAGTTGTCAGACGCCAATATCTAAAGTGGGGCAAAGCAAAATAACCACCATAGAAGGTTTGCATCCCCATGGCGAACATCCTTTGCAAAGGGCATGGCAAGAGTTGGACGTACCGCAATGCGGATATTGCCAAGCTGGACAACTAATGACAGCAGCAGCGCTTTTGAAAAAAACGCCGCAACCCACCGATGCTGATATAGATAGCGCCCTGGCAGGTAATTTATGTCGTTGCGGTACTTATCTGCGTATTCGTGCGGGTATACATCTGGCGGCGAAACTAACCAGTCAGGAGTCCATATGA
- a CDS encoding ABC transporter ATP-binding protein produces MDIIFKEYCKIIWQKKGYFLLTLFALGSAITLDLSAPVYYKNIANGLALPYSKATLALLLDNLKTLAGIYAGIWISWRFLEIAIIPLEAGGINLLDKRCFDILKKQKYSFFEDRFSGSLIKQAYRFTHSFEAIMDWFLFQFYMNILAISISFTLFYQQEPEFAYYFLIWVVVFIAWNIGYSIWKLRFEKAVAEADSLVGGAYSDAISNMFIVKSFALENREQKLINKATDHVYKKKKVAWAFTFLSFAVQGLMTFGFELLLIDLMIQKWQAGNFEIGLFVLFQSIMLMLIQRLWEFGRNIRNLFTSLADASEMAEVFRQKELEVDSPEAQPHIISLGDIDFKNLYFSYHSNNSQQTALFKNFSLNIKAGEKVALVGHSGSGKSSLTKLLFRFLDPQQGHIYFDGIDAKNFTLESLRQQISMVPQQPELFHRSIRDNITLGAEVSDEQLLDVAQKSRSLDFISALPQTFDTLVGERGVKLSGGERQRIAIARAFLEDAPIVVLDEATSALDSLTEQQIQVAIFELIKHKTALVIAHRLSTILSMDRIIVLDQGNIIEQGTHQELLAKQGMYFAMWQHQSGGFLID; encoded by the coding sequence ATGGATATTATATTTAAAGAATACTGCAAAATTATCTGGCAAAAAAAAGGCTATTTCTTATTAACTTTATTCGCTTTAGGCAGTGCCATCACCCTGGATTTATCTGCACCTGTCTATTATAAAAACATTGCTAATGGCCTAGCCTTACCTTATTCCAAAGCTACCCTTGCTCTATTACTAGACAATTTAAAAACCCTAGCTGGTATTTATGCTGGAATCTGGATATCTTGGCGCTTTCTGGAAATAGCCATCATACCCTTAGAAGCGGGTGGTATTAATCTGTTAGATAAACGCTGTTTTGATATCCTTAAAAAACAGAAGTATTCTTTCTTTGAAGATCGCTTTTCTGGCAGTCTAATAAAACAAGCCTATCGCTTCACTCATTCATTTGAAGCTATTATGGATTGGTTTTTATTTCAGTTTTACATGAATATTTTAGCCATCTCTATTTCTTTCACCTTGTTTTATCAACAGGAACCAGAGTTTGCGTATTACTTTTTAATTTGGGTTGTAGTATTTATCGCTTGGAATATCGGCTATTCCATCTGGAAATTGCGTTTTGAGAAAGCTGTGGCCGAAGCAGACTCACTGGTGGGAGGTGCTTATTCGGATGCTATTAGCAATATGTTTATTGTCAAAAGCTTTGCCTTAGAAAATAGAGAGCAAAAGCTCATTAACAAAGCCACTGACCATGTTTACAAAAAGAAAAAAGTTGCTTGGGCTTTTACTTTCCTTTCTTTTGCTGTCCAAGGCTTAATGACCTTTGGCTTCGAACTACTCTTAATTGATCTCATGATCCAAAAATGGCAAGCCGGGAATTTTGAGATAGGCTTATTTGTTTTATTTCAATCAATTATGCTTATGCTGATTCAACGCTTATGGGAGTTTGGGCGTAATATTAGAAACTTGTTTACCTCTTTGGCGGACGCCTCAGAAATGGCAGAAGTCTTTAGACAAAAAGAACTTGAAGTCGATAGCCCTGAGGCACAACCACATATCATTAGCTTAGGGGATATTGATTTTAAAAACCTTTACTTTAGCTATCACTCAAATAATAGCCAGCAAACGGCTCTTTTTAAAAACTTTTCGCTTAATATTAAAGCTGGCGAAAAGGTGGCGCTGGTTGGTCATTCTGGCTCTGGTAAATCCAGTTTGACCAAGCTACTGTTTCGATTCTTAGATCCTCAGCAAGGTCATATTTACTTTGATGGAATTGACGCAAAAAACTTTACCCTGGAATCCCTACGTCAACAAATCTCCATGGTTCCACAACAGCCTGAGTTATTTCATCGCTCGATTCGCGATAACATCACTTTAGGTGCGGAAGTATCAGACGAACAACTACTGGATGTGGCTCAAAAATCGCGCAGCCTGGATTTTATCAGCGCATTACCACAAACCTTTGATACGCTGGTGGGTGAGCGGGGGGTTAAGCTTTCAGGTGGAGAAAGACAGCGAATTGCGATTGCTCGTGCCTTTTTAGAAGATGCGCCTATCGTGGTGCTGGACGAGGCCACCAGTGCCTTAGATTCACTCACTGAACAACAAATACAGGTCGCTATCTTCGAACTCATAAAACATAAAACAGCTTTGGTTATTGCTCACCGTCTATCCACTATCTTGAGTATGGATCGGATTATTGTGTTAGATCAAGGTAATATCATCGAACAAGGCACCCACCAAGAACTTCTGGCCAAACAAGGTATGTATTTCGCAATGTGGCAACATCAAAGTGGTGGTTTCTTGATTGATTAA